aacaactgttttcttccttatggCTGTACTATCCCTAGATCGGTACTTGGCCATTTGCAAACCTCTGTATTACCCAACCATCATGAACCCAAGGATGTGTTTCCTTCTACTCACTGCCTGTTTAGCTTTGGGATTTGTTCTCATGGTGGTTCCAATTATAATACTTTCCCAGTCATCCTTCTGTGGCCCCCATGTCATTCCtcatttcttctgtgattttgGGCCCCTGATTCATCTCTCTTGTTCTGATACCAGATCTACTGAAATGTTGGCCTTTGTCCTTGCTTTGTTTGTCCTTTTGACATCCCTCATCATAACCATCATTGCCTACAGCAACATAGTAGTCACAATCGTCGGACTCCCATCAGCCAAGGAGAAACAGAAAGctttctccacctgctcctctcaCCTCATAGTCCTCCCTCTGATGTACGGCAGCTGTATCTTTATATATGTGAAACCAAAGCAAACGAACAGGCTGGACTCCAACAGGGAGGCTGCCCTTGTGAACACGGTGGTGACCCCGCTGCTCAACCCTGTCATCTACACTCTGCGGAACAAGCAGGTCCACCAGGCTCTGAGGGATGCTCTATCCAGGGTTAGACTGCAGAAATAGAACCACAGACTGTCAGAGGGAGAATGCCCCTTCTACATCTAATGCAATCTCCTTCCTATTTCTGGAGTCGTCTATATAGACTTGCAAATGTGTTTTTAGAGGTTCTGCTTATTTATTCTTAGAATAGGGGCCAATTTATCTTATGATCCAGTATACTCCACTACTTGGAAGCTCTAACATTCTTCTTTATATTAGAGATGAAATTATCTTCCTGGATCTGTTCACTAGTTTTAGCTCAATAGGATTCAACAAATTTTAATGAACAGCCTCATATAGATGATTCTGTTTGATGCATGTAGAATCTCAAAGTTGGAAAGGTGTGTTTTCAAGTATCTACTTGTGGTAAGTGATGGGgatgaaaaatgaaattcaaaagaattaaGAATATCAAATTGGTTCAAGGACANGAGAGAGACTGAGTTCTGCTTATTGTGAGCTACATCTGGGTGACTACATGACCTTAGTGTGATTGGATTATTTTGCTGTTCATTTGTTGTAAATGGAAACAGAATCTGTTCCTCTTCAAGCTGTTTTAATATACTTCAAAGGGTGGCGTTTGActaagtcacacagccagttcaGAGATCTGAGATGAACGCTAGCTGACTAGAGTGACAAAGGCTCACATAtggaagtttattaatttaaaggataatagagaatattttatttaggtggacaatagaagagagaatgaatcagaaaataattGCCAGAGTCAAGGCATGCAATTTCCCTTTCTAGCCTCAGGCTAGTATCCCCTAAGTGAATGGACTGAAAGCGTCAGAAGATAAGAGATTCTCCCTTAGACTGATTACTTAgcacaggaggaaaggaaaactcTCCTCTCTTACTGACTAGTCTCAAGCTGTGTAGGAAAATGACCTGACCTGTGTCTCCAACAATATTAGAGTCCGTCTGCTACTCTAGTAGTCTCACTTTAGAGGGCTGTGGCTAGAACCAAAGGAAGTTTTCTTACAGGTGATGTTATGACTTCAGATATGAATGACAAATCCTAAAGACATCATAGGGGCATATTTTTTTTTGTGGGATGACTTACTCATGACTGTGTTTTTTCCCCTAAGGCTACAATTTTCCTTTTACAATATGTACCCTGTGGATGCATGATATGAGTGGTACCTTATCAAAAATGATCAGATATATAACtaaaagaaggattttttttctgcttgtcaATAGACTATAGAAAAATGACTAATActattaaaattacattattctTCATGAAAACTTATAGCCACATGCACAGttctttattatttaacataaatatattcatagataaacatttatttttacttaataaagTGCACAAATTAGACATGAAATATGATGTTTAAAATAGTAGAAAAATCCAGTCACCATGcctatactattttattttttattttttctgttcttaaaattttttttaatcatagttgacacaatgttacattagtttcaggtatacaatacagtgattcaacaactctgtatgttatactatgttcaccacaagtatagcgaccatctgtcaccatacaacactattacaataccattgattGTATTTCCTATGCTATACCTTTCATCCTTgtggcttattcattccataactggaaggcTGTACCTCCCACTCCACCCATTTGCCTACACTGTGTtatgtgtttaataaaataaagttcttcaTTCTTCAGTCATGATACTCTACAGCATAGCTCATAGagttgaagaaatggaaaagtcagTGATGGAGGATGCAAGAAACCAGACAGAAGTTCAGGAATTCACCCTTGAGGGATTTCCTAGTGTCCAACACCTTGGGAAGGTTCTCTTCCTGGTGCATCTGCTGGCATACCTGGCCTCCATCATGGGAAACATACTCATAATCACCATTACCTGGGCTGACCATCACCTCCAGAcacccatgtatttcttcctcagcAGTTTCTCCTTTTTTGAATGCTGTTTTATAACTACTGTTATTCCAAAATTACTGGCCATCTTTCTGTCAGGGAGGCAATCAATTTCCTTTGCTGCCTGCTTCACACAagcctttgtctttcttttcctgggaacaactgttttcttccttatggCTGTACTATCCCTAGATCGGTACTTGGCCATTTGCAAACCTCTGTATTACCCAACCATCATGAACCCAAGGATGTGTTTCCTTCTACTCACTGCCTGTTTAGCTTTGGGATTTGTTCTCATGGTGGTTCCAATTATAATACTTTCCCAGTCATCCTTCTGTGGCCCCCATGTCATTCCtcatttcttctgtgattttgGGCCCCTGATTCATCTCTCTTGTTCTGATACCAGATCTACTGAAATGTTGGCCTTTGTCCTTGCTTTGTTTGTCCTTTTGACATCCCTCATCATAACCATCATTGCCTACAGCAACATAGTAGTCACAATCGTCGGACTCCCATCAGCCAAGGAGAAACAGAAAGctttctccacctgctcctctcaCCTCATAGTCCTCCCTCTGATGTACGGCAGCTGTATCTTTATATATGTGAAACCAAAGCAAACGAACAGGCTGGACTCCAACAGGGAGGCTGCCCTTGTGAACACGGTGGTGACCCCGCTGCTCAACCCTGTCATCTACACTCTGCGGAACAAGCAGGTCCACCAGGCTCTGAGGGATGCTCTATCCAGGGTTAGACTGCAGAAATAGAACCACAGACTGTCAGAGGGAGAATGCCCCTTCTACATCTAATGCAATCTCCTTCCTATTTCTGGAGTCATCTATATAGACTTGCAAATGTGTTTTTAGAGGTTCTGCTTATTTATTCTTAGAATAGGGGCCAATTTATCTTATGATCCAGTATACTCCACTACTTGGAAGCTCTAACATTCTTCTTTATATTAGAGATGAAATTATCTTCCTGGATCTGTTCACTAGTTTTAGCTCAATAGGATTCAACAAATTTTAATGAACAGCCTCATATAGATGATTCTGTTTGATGCATGTAGAATCTCAAAGTTGGAAAGGTGTGTTTTCAAGTATCTACTTGTGGTAAGTGATGGGgatgaaaaatgaaattcaaaagaattaaGAATATCAAATTGGTTCAAGGACAGATGCAACGTGGTcagtatattgattttttaaatgattttttattatattatgttagtcaccatacaactATATTGATTTTTGAAGGACACACATATGCATAACTGTCAGGATACTAATAACATTACTTGACTCAATTAAATTGTTTTCAATGGTGcatagtttttatataaatagaatataaatcTTTATAATTCTAGTTCCCACTATAATGAAGACACAAAAGTGTCTCTAATTGAAATCGAAAGTTCCCTTTGGTTTTACTGGTTTGCCGGTTGATTTCAGTACTAAAGACCTAATGATGGGGACCATAGGAAAGGAAACATTATGAGTTCTGGAACAAGGAATTGAGTAGTTAAGATTGTTTGCCTACTACAGGAAATTTAAAGGAACTGGGAGGAGGAATCTAATCAGAGGTAGAAGGGAGTCTAATGGTGACTGTAGAGTCTTTCCAAATAAATCTATAAACAAAGTATCTTTATTTGTGGAACGAGAGGTTTGATGTGATAATCTCTGGGTGTCCATTGTTAGTACTAGTGTGAAATGACTCTACTGCTACCAAAATTGACATGGAGACACActgtaatagaaataaaatctgaggctagaagagagaaaatgatgagatgcttttgtttgttttcatcttttgctttttttgagtGCGTTCACAcatgacatctttttttaaaatttaaattcaagttagttaacacatagtatattattagtttcagggatagaatttagtgattcatcagtttcatataacacccagtgctcattacatcaagtgccctccttaatgcccatcacccaattaccccatcccccacccacatcccctccagcaaccctcagttttttccctataGTAAGAGCCTCTTCTggcttgcctttttctcttttatgtgtctgttggccttgtatatgtcttctttagaaaaatgtctattcaggtcctctacccatttttaaatcagattatttgaatttttggggtgtttaagttttttatatattttggatattaaccccttattgggtATATCGTTTGCGAATATCTTCtactcagtaggttgcctttttgttgatggtttccttcactatgcaaatGATGTGATATTTTAGTGGAAGAATTACAACTGTAATTTAGTTATTCAAGACTTTCATAGGAAAGGATAGATTTGGACACAAAACATTGTAAGAAAAATCCTGGAGCTGGTGTTTGGTTGGAATGGTTGGTTAAGGGCCACTACCATGCTTTGCTCTGACTATATTATTCTGTTATTGCAAGGATAATAATTGACTGCATTATGAAGATTTCTGGCACACAATCATGTAAGAATTTGGAGAATGTATTTTACTCAACTAATAGAACACTATGCGTTTGTGAagatttccatgtatttttttggtgtagccttctctttttctgatatttctgaTATCTCTTTTTCTGGGATATTCCTTTTGCTCAAGGTATCACATTGTCAGTGATTTTTCCCAGAATGTCCAATGAACAATGTGGTTCTTGGCAGCAGGGTCTCCCCATAGGAGTGCACATGACAGTGGTCACTGGTGATGGCAGTTGGGCTGGGGGATGCAGGTGCACAGCTGCCGGGGCTGCCTGAAAGTGAGCCCAGTGGTGCAAGCTAGTGACAGGAGTCAGGGCCGTATCTGGGCCATGAGCAGCtaatccaaaatatatgaagaactcacacaagtcaataataaaaaaacacaatccaaataaaataatggacaaacacctgaatagacatttttttttcaaagaagacatacaaatagcaaTAGGtatatgaagagatgctcaacatcaataatcatcagagaaaaacaaatcaaaaccacaatgaatatTATCTCACACTTAGGCTaggttagaatggctattatcaaaaaattaaaggacaaGAAGTATTGgcgatgatgtggagaaaagggagccttTTTACATTAGTTGATGAGAATctaaactggtgcagtcactatggaaaatgatatggagtttcctcaattAAAATaggaagcaggggcgcctgggtggcacagcggttaagcgtctgccttcggctcagggtgtgatcccggcgttatgggatcgagccccacgtcaggctcctctgctatgagcctgcttcttcctctcccactccccctgcttgtgttccctctatcgctggctgtctctatctctgtcaaataaat
The DNA window shown above is from Ailuropoda melanoleuca isolate Jingjing chromosome 6, ASM200744v2, whole genome shotgun sequence and carries:
- the LOC100483559 gene encoding olfactory receptor 2AP1; the protein is MEKSVMEDARNQTEVQEFTLEGFPSVQHLGKVLFLVHLLAYLASIMGNILIITITWADHHLQTPMYFFLSSFSFFECCFITTVIPKLLAIFLSGRQSISFAACFTQAFVFLFLGTTVFFLMAVLSLDRYLAICKPLYYPTIMNPRMCFLLLTACLALGFVLMVVPIIILSQSSFCGPHVIPHFFCDFGPLIHLSCSDTRSTEMLAFVLALFVLLTSLIITIIAYSNIVVTIVGLPSAKEKQKAFSTCSSHLIVLPLMYGSCIFIYVKPKQTNRLDSNREAALVNTVVTPLLNPVIYTLRNKQVHQALRDALSRVRLQK
- the LOC117802603 gene encoding olfactory receptor 2AP1-like, with the translated sequence MEKSVMEDARNQTEVQEFTLEGFPSVQHLGKVLFLVHLLAYLASIMGNILIITITWADHHLQTPMYFFLSSFSFFECCFITTVIPKLLAIFLSGRQSISFAACFTQAFVFHFLGTTVFFLMAVLSLDRYLAICKPLYYPTIMNPRMCFLLLTACLALGFVLMVVPIIILSQSSFCGPHVIPHFFCDFGPLIHLSCSDTRSTEMLAFVLALFVLLTSLIITIIAYSNIVVTIVGLPSAKEKQKAFSTCSSHLIVLPLMYGSCIFIYVKPKQTNRLDSNREAALVNTVVTPLLNPVIYTLRNKQVHQALRDALSRVRLQK